The Falco peregrinus isolate bFalPer1 chromosome 12, bFalPer1.pri, whole genome shotgun sequence genome has a segment encoding these proteins:
- the SCG2 gene encoding secretogranin-2 yields MAETKAFQLGAAYALTFFFVLICWVDAASFQQHQLLQKDPDYVMKNLQRFPNPDMIKALEYIEDLRKQTNKGESSPDYNSYQSVPYLLQQKESKDQVHLPDNLRDSLTEDESQWVKVMLEALRQAEKESKVGPKENKPYGLSSDNNFPAGVTDDYEAYKWPERWQKYLKMPLGHYEDSSRDSPFKRTNEIVEEQYTPQSLATLESVFQELGKMAGPSNHKKERLDEDQKLYTDDEDDVYKVNNIAYEDVVGGEDWNPIEEKVESQTQEEIKDSKEEVDKHEEEIDDEIKRSGKLSFLEDEMRRENKDQMSEDVSKLMNYYLKRLMDGAGNRKLRTGGVPEEKRAPTFLDKQLDPQSISQLIEISRNLQIPPEDLIDMLKAGEKKQLQSERLEAEQEVEFPEDLDEIAETNLGQSDIFKNNINSKNGYMKQPLNVIPDNLPEDLNIEDIVSLLGTDNLANQNPSYLLNRLNQENDLPRLSYIPRRLKGHLFPKATWMTDLERQQIEYEKLNKKDEELADYLAKVLAKYPEVINMNQMKRVPVPASESDLQEDDQLEKAIREHLSQLGPQEAAKLASLSKRLSMTGETDETQNRQYLDEDMLAKVLEYLKQEKSELERDHITKRAMENM; encoded by the coding sequence atggCAGAAACGAAAGCCTTCCAGCTTGGAGCAGCCTACGCTCTCACCTTTTTCTTTGTCCTAATCTGTTGGGTTGATGCAGCTtccttccagcagcaccagctgcttcaGAAAGATCCAGACTATGTAATGAAAAACTTACAAAGGTTCCCAAATCCCGATATGATCAAAGCTTTGGAATACATAGAAGATCTTCGCAAGCAAACTAACAAGGGAGAAAGCAGCCCTGATTACAACTCTTATCAAAGTGTCCCGTATCTCCtgcaacagaaagaaagcaaagatcaGGTTCATCTACCAGATAATTTAAGGGATTCTTTGACTGAAGATGAGTCCCAATGGGTTAAGGTAATGTTGGAAGCTTTGCGGCAAGCTGAGAAAGAGTCAAAAGTTGGCCCAAAGGAGAATAAACCTTATGGTCTGAGTTCGGATAACAACTTTCCAGCTGGAGTAACTGACGATTACGAGGCTTACAAGTGGCCTGAGAGGTGGCAAAAATATCTCAAAATGCCACTTGGGCACTATGAAGACAGCTCAAGAGACAGTCCTTTCAAGCGCACTAATGAAATAGTGGAAGAGCAATACACACCCCAAAGCCTTGCGACACTGGAGTCTGTGTTTCAGGAGCTGGGGAAGATGGCAGGACCTAGCAACCACAAGAAAGAAAGGCTGGATGAAGACCAGAAGTTATATACGGATGATGAAGATGATGTATATAAAGTGAATAACATTGCCTATGAAGATGTGGTTGGAGGAGAAGATTGGAATCCCATAGAGGAAAAAGTGGAAAGTCAAACCCAGGAAGAGATAAAAGATAGCAAAGAGGAAGTTGATAAACATGAAGAGGAGATTGACGACGAAATAAAAAGATCAGGGAAACTCAGCTTCCTTGAGGACGaaatgagaagagaaaataaagatcaAATGTCAGAGGATGTTTCAAAGCTAATGAATTACTACCTGAAGAGGCTGATGGACGGTGCTGGGAATAGGAAATTAAGGACTGGTGGGGTACCTGAGGAAAAAAGAGCACCCACATTTTTGGATAAGCAACTCGATCCTCAGTCAATATCTCAGCTGATAGAAATCTCAAGGAATTTACAAATTCCTCCTGAGGATTTGATAGACATGTTGAAAGCTGGcgaaaaaaagcagcttcagaGTGAAAGGCTGGAAGCTGAGCAGGAAGTAGAATTCCCAGAAGACCTCGATGAGATCGCTGAAACCAATCTAGGACAGAgtgacatatttaaaaataacataaactCTAAAAATGGGTACATGAAGCAGCCTCTTAATGTTATTCCAGATAATCTACCTGAAGACCTCAATATTGAAGATATCGTCAGTCTTCTGGGAACTGACAACTTAGCTAATCAGAATCCCTCCTACTTACTAAATCGTCTTAATCAAGAAAATGATTTGCCAAGACTGTCTTACATTCCCAGAAGACTGAAAGGACACCTGTTTCCTAAAGCTACATGGATGACCGATTTGGAAAGGCAACAAATAGAGTATGAGAAACTGAACAAGAAGGATGAAGAGCTGGCTGATTACTTGGCAAAGGTGCTGGCAAAATATCCTGAAGTTATCAACATGAACCAGATGAAACGTGTCCCTGTTCCAGCTTCTGAAAGCGACCTGCAGGAAGACGACCAGCTGGAGAAGGCCATCAGAGAGCACCTCAGTCAGCTGGGACCACAGGAGGCTGCGAAGTTGGCTTCGCTCAGCAAAAGGCTTTCCATGACCGGGGAAACTGACGAGACGCAGAACAGGCAGTACCTGGATGAGGATATGCTAGCAAAGGTGCTAGAGTATCTAAAACAAGAGAAATCAGAGCTTGAAAGAGATCACATTACTAAACGGGCAATGGAAAATATGTAA